A part of Vulcanisaeta moutnovskia 768-28 genomic DNA contains:
- the cas5 gene encoding CRISPR-associated protein Cas5, with the protein MSAYRVVQVRPLEPLHLGVRNLGTAEEFFTDESTAVPPPSTILGALGNAMDISLSIDCGKVKGGVYDFDDLKQLAHKLLNCSPNLGDLLSQEPCLWGPLLLIDGKYYAPMGIRAIGVDGLKAYVNASMRGQDEAKKLIDELNKMFIQYASINTRVGVDIGDAHVTEAMFKSSYVNYRDHDVKFIYLLKNLNLTSDIVIRLGGEGRFALIEGGNNVEPPRAGKYAVALQPILFSSEDPTADVGNVRGLKCVEEVYGVFDGEKFKVRVINIGLGFSEVCRFRRPILQALPQGTVVRLKDECRDALAIGLLSELGYGSIYRVSL; encoded by the coding sequence ATGAGCGCATATAGGGTGGTTCAGGTAAGGCCCCTGGAGCCACTACACCTCGGTGTTAGGAATCTAGGAACCGCTGAGGAATTCTTCACAGACGAATCAACCGCAGTACCGCCACCGAGCACCATACTAGGTGCCCTAGGTAATGCCATGGATATATCGCTTAGCATTGATTGCGGTAAGGTTAAAGGCGGCGTGTACGATTTTGATGACCTAAAGCAACTGGCTCATAAGCTCCTCAACTGTAGCCCCAACCTAGGTGATTTACTAAGCCAGGAGCCGTGCCTATGGGGACCTCTACTGCTCATTGACGGCAAGTATTACGCGCCTATGGGTATAAGGGCCATAGGGGTCGATGGGCTTAAAGCATACGTAAACGCCTCCATGAGGGGTCAGGATGAGGCGAAGAAACTAATTGATGAGCTTAATAAAATGTTTATCCAATACGCTAGTATAAATACTAGGGTTGGGGTAGACATAGGCGATGCCCATGTTACTGAAGCCATGTTTAAGTCATCGTACGTAAACTATAGGGACCACGATGTTAAGTTCATATACCTATTAAAGAACCTTAACCTAACCTCAGATATAGTAATTAGACTTGGGGGTGAGGGTAGGTTTGCATTAATTGAAGGTGGTAATAACGTTGAACCACCCAGGGCTGGCAAATACGCAGTGGCCCTGCAGCCTATTCTCTTCAGTAGCGAAGACCCCACGGCTGATGTGGGTAATGTAAGGGGCTTGAAGTGTGTTGAGGAGGTTTATGGGGTTTTTGATGGGGAGAAGTTTAAGGTTAGGGTGATTAACATTGGGCTTGGGTTTAGCGAGGTCTGCAGGTTTAGGAGGCCCATACTTCAGGCATTGCCTCAGGGGACTGTGGTGAGGCTTAAGGATGAGTGCAGGGATGCGTTGGCGATAGGGCTGCTTTCGGAGCTTGGCTATGGATCCATATATAGGGTGTCGCTATGA
- a CDS encoding CRISPR-associated DxTHG motif protein, with protein sequence MTSTKTIYIATWGNPLSWDNVEYACDGEDDAVRSGRARGYSSMVCINRDKVDRYVIYVVDSVITVSTQPKNNDAYEVLKSLKQDGKVQLREEGGGEGKLTVMVEPTSGNYDKVWRSIVEEYVRRLANRWGINDDKLRVVITSTMGKYYGINTWIYNSYPDLMMMELIHELWSAINDVVNEDEHVKVILDVTHGINFMPTLTLFATRLAASLALLKGVDEVIIKVFNAMPQTWNYIKVFSERVRTIVLPEGPSSPVVKAFSMGLPIIVHKLCGQRSKGKGHLQGVNVRIEVRRDDEGGKEVMRVDYSGVRGKYMDYYEEALEDLICGKSRNKLYALMSDASKLYSKVNEVVGKLVINELNNLGNAIQRSGKLVKDKVLYAELLGEEFIKCGSGERDEVFERNAIAHAGLLKDCTYVEKCDDDYCLDVDDVVLNKLGLRYKQA encoded by the coding sequence ATGACCAGTACAAAGACTATATACATAGCGACCTGGGGAAACCCACTAAGTTGGGACAATGTTGAGTACGCCTGCGACGGTGAGGATGATGCTGTGAGAAGCGGTAGGGCGCGTGGGTACTCGTCAATGGTGTGTATTAATAGGGATAAGGTCGATAGGTACGTAATATACGTGGTTGACAGCGTCATAACCGTTAGTACGCAGCCAAAGAATAATGATGCTTATGAAGTGCTCAAGAGCCTGAAACAAGACGGAAAGGTGCAGTTAAGGGAGGAGGGAGGTGGGGAGGGTAAATTGACGGTTATGGTTGAGCCAACCAGCGGTAATTATGATAAAGTGTGGAGATCGATTGTTGAGGAATACGTAAGAAGGCTAGCCAATAGGTGGGGTATTAATGATGATAAGCTTAGGGTTGTTATAACGTCAACCATGGGCAAGTACTACGGGATAAATACGTGGATTTACAACAGTTACCCTGACCTAATGATGATGGAGCTCATACACGAGCTGTGGAGCGCCATTAATGACGTCGTCAATGAAGACGAACACGTGAAAGTAATACTCGACGTGACGCATGGAATAAACTTCATGCCAACACTGACGTTGTTCGCCACCAGACTCGCCGCATCGCTGGCACTGCTCAAGGGCGTCGATGAAGTCATCATAAAGGTGTTTAACGCGATGCCGCAGACATGGAATTACATAAAGGTATTTAGTGAGCGGGTGAGGACCATAGTATTGCCTGAAGGGCCCTCATCGCCCGTAGTCAAGGCCTTCAGTATGGGTCTGCCGATAATTGTGCATAAACTGTGTGGTCAAAGATCGAAGGGTAAGGGGCATTTACAAGGGGTTAATGTAAGAATTGAGGTAAGAAGGGACGATGAGGGCGGTAAGGAGGTGATGAGGGTTGACTACAGCGGCGTGCGTGGTAAGTACATGGATTATTACGAGGAAGCCCTTGAGGACTTAATATGTGGTAAATCGAGGAATAAGCTGTACGCGTTGATGAGTGATGCGTCTAAACTGTACAGTAAGGTGAATGAAGTAGTTGGCAAGTTGGTAATAAACGAGCTGAATAACCTGGGCAATGCTATCCAGAGGAGTGGTAAATTGGTAAAGGATAAGGTGCTCTACGCGGAATTGTTGGGGGAGGAGTTTATCAAGTGTGGTTCGGGGGAGAGGGATGAGGTTTTCGAGAGGAATGCCATTGCTCATGCGGGGCTGCTTAAGGATTGCACGTATGTAGAGAAATGCGACGATGATTACTGCTTGGATGTTGATGATGTCGTGCTTAATAAGCTGGGCTTGAGGTATAAGCAGGCTTGA
- a CDS encoding S-methyl-5'-thioadenosine phosphorylase — translation MDWVGNAFIVSLPGFTVVEVRKLTVTRAPVDPRELGLDALPYVGVIGGSGLYEAGFFSEYFEVQLHTPYGLPSDNVVIGRVGNEWVAFLPRHGRGHRYPPHRIPYRANVWALWALGVKVVISVSAVGSLRQDFAPGDFVIPDQFFDATKGREYTFFDGPRTCHIQIGLEPFNPVINQLLFEEASRVNRTHLGGCYVCIEGPRFSTKAESRVWRDVYGCDIIGMTLVPEINLVRELGMCYSLLALVTDYDVWVPHQPVTAELVERVMNEKLELARRVLLNVVPRMPRDVHVKCEEVLKNACV, via the coding sequence ATGGATTGGGTAGGTAACGCTTTTATAGTTTCTCTTCCCGGCTTTACCGTGGTTGAGGTTAGGAAGTTGACGGTTACTAGGGCGCCCGTTGACCCGCGTGAGTTGGGCCTTGACGCCCTGCCCTACGTTGGTGTTATTGGTGGTAGTGGGCTTTATGAGGCTGGTTTCTTTAGTGAGTATTTTGAGGTTCAGCTTCATACGCCGTATGGCTTGCCCAGTGATAATGTTGTGATTGGTAGGGTTGGTAATGAGTGGGTTGCGTTTTTGCCTAGGCATGGTCGTGGGCATAGGTACCCGCCGCACAGGATTCCGTATAGGGCTAATGTCTGGGCTTTGTGGGCCCTTGGTGTTAAGGTCGTGATTAGTGTTAGTGCCGTGGGTAGTCTTAGGCAGGACTTCGCGCCTGGGGATTTCGTGATTCCTGATCAGTTTTTCGATGCGACGAAGGGTAGGGAGTACACGTTCTTTGATGGGCCGAGGACCTGCCATATACAGATTGGTCTTGAGCCGTTTAACCCGGTCATTAATCAACTGCTCTTTGAGGAGGCTAGCAGGGTGAATAGGACGCACCTCGGTGGTTGTTATGTGTGTATTGAGGGCCCGAGGTTTAGTACCAAGGCTGAGTCTAGGGTTTGGAGGGATGTATATGGCTGTGACATAATTGGTATGACATTGGTCCCGGAGATAAACCTTGTGCGTGAGTTGGGTATGTGTTACTCACTGCTTGCCCTGGTTACTGACTACGACGTATGGGTTCCGCATCAGCCGGTGACTGCGGAGCTCGTGGAGAGGGTGATGAATGAGAAGCTTGAGCTTGCTCGTAGGGTCCTTCTTAATGTGGTGCCCAGGATGCCCAGGGACGTGCATGTTAAGTGTGAGGAGGTTTTGAAGAATGCCTGTGTTTGA
- a CDS encoding ATP-binding protein has protein sequence MGLGGVDCVSYVGLITRLMPSSVSLESAEVHMVTECDREFHVGEYLVVESRGSNYLARIAESRVEDIYSIAKTPVLSLDQELAMDVKYVPRLIKLELISECRNSDCGPPTKPPEIHSRVRVPGPGEVSRMLSLPSAGVVIGALALPNGSSLPDNQVLLPLDALRHHVLVVGTTGSGKTTLLKNLALELVGNYGKVTVVSLDAVGHYHHLLLNNVDVRVLMPVTRGMLRRYLGSGGDVKDLAHALVRDYVNSAFKSFGIRLGRARVRARFARRRKGGVSVVREVRVMPGNLRAGVTIIPWALRTRAILYRVNDVTGMLTEQARMFYGRVIKAVRDKVPGELTFRKIYNHLISPSEVQERGRRLLNYEVIARDLGIHESTLQNIIRTILAIIETGVVDVKRGNVVVPEPDYREALRPGYVVLHLANVLPMAQRVMVYRVLDVVYRFMGLEHLRDRERMSAVLVDEAHLFFPQTRSEDEKAMLERHLTRLTRLGRGRGIAVVFATHMPTDLNDAVIQLTNTKIVLRSDEKVLERLGIPSSERRFLTTATAGLAYVTTFAYRYPVYVRITPRAYHVG, from the coding sequence GTGGGTCTTGGGGGAGTTGACTGCGTTAGTTATGTGGGCTTGATAACGAGGTTGATGCCCAGCTCCGTCTCTCTCGAGTCCGCAGAGGTACACATGGTGACTGAGTGCGATAGGGAGTTCCACGTCGGTGAGTACCTCGTTGTTGAGTCCAGGGGCTCCAATTACCTGGCTAGGATTGCGGAGTCCAGGGTCGAGGACATATACTCAATAGCCAAGACCCCGGTACTATCCCTAGACCAGGAGTTGGCCATGGACGTGAAGTACGTGCCGAGGCTAATAAAGCTCGAGTTAATCTCAGAGTGTAGGAATAGCGATTGTGGACCGCCCACGAAGCCACCCGAAATACACTCCAGGGTTAGGGTCCCAGGCCCAGGCGAGGTCTCTAGGATGCTCTCCCTACCCAGTGCCGGGGTCGTCATTGGCGCCCTCGCGCTACCCAACGGCTCCTCCCTACCCGACAACCAAGTCCTGCTGCCCCTGGATGCCCTTAGGCACCACGTCCTCGTTGTTGGGACTACGGGCAGCGGCAAAACAACGCTCCTCAAGAACCTGGCGCTGGAGTTGGTTGGTAACTACGGTAAGGTTACCGTGGTGTCCCTGGACGCGGTTGGGCACTACCACCACCTACTGCTCAACAATGTCGATGTTAGGGTCCTAATGCCGGTGACCAGGGGTATGCTCAGGAGGTACCTGGGCAGTGGCGGTGATGTTAAGGACCTGGCCCACGCCCTGGTTAGGGACTACGTAAACAGCGCCTTCAAGTCCTTCGGCATAAGGCTTGGTAGGGCCAGGGTTAGGGCTAGGTTCGCGAGGAGGCGCAAGGGCGGTGTAAGCGTGGTTAGGGAGGTCAGGGTAATGCCGGGTAATTTGAGGGCCGGCGTAACCATCATACCCTGGGCTCTGAGGACCAGGGCTATACTGTATAGGGTTAATGACGTGACTGGGATGCTCACGGAGCAGGCCAGGATGTTCTACGGGAGGGTGATCAAGGCGGTGAGGGATAAGGTGCCTGGCGAATTAACGTTTAGGAAAATATACAATCACTTGATAAGCCCCAGCGAGGTTCAGGAGCGCGGTAGGAGGCTGCTTAATTACGAGGTCATTGCCAGAGACCTCGGGATTCACGAGAGCACCCTCCAGAACATAATTAGGACTATACTGGCGATTATTGAGACGGGGGTAGTCGACGTTAAGCGCGGAAACGTGGTCGTCCCAGAGCCTGACTACAGGGAGGCCCTGAGGCCGGGCTACGTCGTGCTTCACTTAGCCAATGTGTTGCCCATGGCCCAGAGGGTCATGGTTTACAGGGTGTTGGACGTGGTCTATAGGTTCATGGGGCTCGAACACCTGAGGGATAGGGAGAGGATGAGTGCGGTACTCGTCGATGAGGCACACCTATTCTTCCCACAGACCAGGAGTGAGGATGAGAAGGCGATGCTCGAGAGGCACCTCACGAGGCTCACAAGGCTCGGTAGGGGTAGGGGTATAGCCGTTGTCTTCGCGACCCACATGCCCACAGACCTAAACGACGCGGTGATACAGCTCACGAACACAAAGATTGTGCTCAGGAGCGACGAGAAGGTCCTGGAGAGGTTGGGAATACCCAGCAGTGAGAGGAGGTTCCTAACCACCGCAACCGCCGGGCTCGCCTACGTAACCACCTTCGCCTATAGGTACCCGGTGTACGTGAGGATAACCCCAAGGGCGTACCACGTGGGTTAG
- a CDS encoding DNA double-strand break repair nuclease NurA, translated as MRELFGFVRALERLRDFVGEFIPEDSIDLSEGDQFEVSCKGELTTGRVEALGQVGSVGVVLGLDSQSSRLRFEGVDVYVVTGALVGPRNALVPGLPNAHWLGLRFRFRANEEALKGLEGEIGGFALVRSRVLGRVFDGAYNEEAVRDEVRTEVETRLVEEFRGLGLGDALLMVDGPIFPTPRVLTMSDNPYAELYMSFIQRRVEALRGVRAVGVVKRLGQSTYLAKCLGFGVDDDTLVKNQVTRSLGGGVYTAVVGPITIRVGDYTKYCWYVASRLGNSMSVVRVEALDRDLAMLGAVYVARTMGLDGVPIPIRLADRLARRLNAGITNLLASLAPLRLTYEGLEELNKALRELGG; from the coding sequence GTGAGGGAGTTATTCGGCTTTGTTAGGGCTTTAGAGCGATTGAGGGATTTCGTTGGTGAGTTCATACCTGAGGATTCCATCGACTTGTCCGAGGGCGATCAATTCGAGGTTTCATGCAAGGGCGAGCTCACGACAGGGAGGGTTGAGGCCCTGGGCCAGGTTGGCAGTGTGGGTGTGGTTCTCGGCCTAGACTCCCAATCCTCAAGGCTTAGGTTTGAGGGTGTCGATGTTTACGTAGTCACCGGCGCGTTGGTGGGGCCCAGGAACGCCCTGGTTCCCGGCTTGCCCAATGCGCATTGGCTTGGTCTTAGGTTTCGATTTAGGGCTAATGAAGAGGCGTTGAAGGGTCTTGAGGGGGAGATTGGGGGCTTCGCCCTGGTTAGGTCCAGGGTTCTTGGTCGGGTGTTTGATGGTGCGTATAATGAGGAGGCGGTTAGGGATGAGGTTAGGACTGAGGTTGAGACTAGGCTTGTGGAGGAGTTCAGGGGCTTGGGGCTTGGTGATGCCCTCCTCATGGTTGATGGCCCGATATTCCCAACGCCGAGGGTCCTAACAATGAGTGATAACCCATACGCGGAGCTCTACATGAGCTTCATCCAACGTAGGGTGGAGGCCCTACGCGGGGTGAGGGCTGTGGGTGTTGTTAAGAGGCTTGGCCAGTCAACGTACCTAGCCAAGTGCCTTGGGTTTGGCGTTGATGATGACACACTGGTGAAGAACCAGGTCACTAGGTCTTTGGGTGGTGGCGTCTACACGGCCGTTGTGGGGCCAATCACGATTAGGGTGGGTGACTACACGAAGTATTGCTGGTACGTTGCGTCGAGGCTCGGAAACTCGATGAGCGTCGTTAGGGTTGAGGCCCTTGACAGGGATTTGGCAATGCTCGGCGCCGTGTATGTGGCGAGGACAATGGGACTCGATGGGGTCCCAATACCGATAAGGCTGGCCGACAGGTTGGCGAGGAGGTTGAACGCGGGTATTACGAACCTACTCGCATCACTGGCGCCGCTTAGGCTTACATACGAGGGCCTCGAAGAACTCAATAAGGCATTGAGGGAGTTGGGTGGTTGA
- a CDS encoding CRISPR-associated protein: MGAYVAVIVGVSLLRNALDRGAIKSHVDVVSKALLGDSRADVALGMLGLGSGLFRELVDYACGDLASCCAELGSLVRLRELVGGFDVEFFYTDTKTSWFCAMVIANCVSKGVLSGVRVLGATQVSLFGGDLEGGLSSFVDVMGRRLLNYSSRGFETYVVITGGTKLEAVLASMVAWLTDARPVYLVEGGPLIVLPRLPITLRPEVARALCSIDVGIMPSAEMLSELLRLGFVVRDGGGYRVPRWLRELLGARGLC, encoded by the coding sequence GTGGGTGCTTACGTTGCTGTGATTGTTGGTGTTTCACTGCTTAGGAATGCCCTTGATAGGGGCGCCATTAAGTCTCACGTGGACGTAGTAAGCAAGGCCCTGCTCGGCGACTCCAGGGCTGATGTCGCGCTTGGCATGCTCGGGCTTGGCAGTGGTCTGTTCAGGGAGTTGGTGGATTACGCCTGTGGTGACTTGGCTAGTTGTTGTGCGGAGCTCGGTAGCCTGGTTCGGCTTAGGGAATTGGTTGGTGGGTTTGACGTTGAGTTCTTCTACACGGATACTAAGACCAGTTGGTTTTGTGCCATGGTGATTGCTAACTGTGTGAGCAAAGGCGTATTGAGCGGCGTTAGGGTTCTGGGCGCGACGCAGGTCTCCCTCTTTGGTGGTGATCTCGAGGGTGGTTTGTCGTCCTTCGTCGACGTAATGGGTAGGAGACTCCTGAACTACTCCTCGAGGGGTTTCGAGACCTACGTGGTTATAACCGGCGGTACTAAGCTCGAGGCTGTGCTCGCCTCCATGGTTGCGTGGTTGACGGATGCGAGGCCCGTATACCTAGTGGAGGGTGGCCCATTGATTGTCCTGCCGAGGCTCCCCATAACCCTAAGGCCTGAGGTTGCTAGGGCGTTGTGTAGTATTGACGTGGGCATCATGCCCAGTGCCGAAATGCTCAGTGAGTTGCTTAGGCTTGGGTTTGTGGTTAGGGATGGCGGTGGTTATAGGGTTCCCAGGTGGCTCAGGGAGTTACTTGGTGCTAGGGGTTTGTGCTAA
- a CDS encoding SIS domain-containing protein encodes MPWMAVFLFVLIGRSVNALQLEYLKDAALMISKARNIIITGSGTSYHAALIGRHYLRALADAKADVIPAGEFLYEGLDMVEPGTLIIAISQSGESADIIRAVRMAKRRGAAILGIINRLGSTLMRESNVYLPVSTGPEMAVPATKTFTATLSVLLQLSAVIPNRLSEFQAKILEVSKLLTSRVDSIRDNVKNIAEEIKDSGNAYVISGGPLGYPLALETALKLKEAAHMHAEAYNFREFKHGPMTLITSKFPVIAIMPCGEMNNDMEPVIVESWHRGATTIIISSKYRHKIGDFMISLNGDFDELIMPIIYAPIIQLLAYELGVAKGIDVDNPPHITKVVTT; translated from the coding sequence ATGCCGTGGATGGCCGTATTCCTTTTTGTGTTAATAGGTAGGTCTGTTAATGCACTTCAGCTTGAGTACCTTAAGGATGCGGCATTGATGATTAGTAAGGCGAGGAACATTATAATCACCGGGTCTGGGACATCGTATCACGCGGCATTAATTGGTAGGCATTACTTAAGGGCTCTTGCCGATGCTAAGGCTGATGTAATACCGGCCGGGGAATTCCTATATGAGGGGCTCGACATGGTTGAGCCAGGTACATTAATAATAGCTATTAGCCAGTCCGGGGAGTCCGCTGATATTATTAGGGCGGTTAGGATGGCTAAGAGGAGGGGGGCCGCAATACTTGGTATAATTAATAGGCTTGGTTCAACATTGATGAGGGAGTCAAATGTGTACTTACCCGTCAGTACTGGTCCGGAGATGGCAGTACCAGCAACGAAAACCTTCACAGCGACACTATCAGTGCTTCTACAGTTATCAGCGGTAATACCCAATAGGCTCAGTGAGTTTCAAGCTAAGATTCTTGAAGTCTCAAAATTACTAACAAGTAGAGTCGACAGTATTAGGGATAACGTTAAGAATATCGCTGAGGAAATTAAGGACTCTGGCAATGCCTACGTGATTTCCGGAGGTCCGTTAGGGTACCCACTAGCTCTCGAGACAGCATTAAAGCTTAAGGAGGCAGCTCACATGCATGCCGAGGCGTATAACTTCAGGGAGTTTAAGCATGGACCAATGACGCTAATCACGAGTAAATTCCCCGTAATAGCAATAATGCCCTGTGGGGAGATGAACAATGATATGGAGCCCGTCATTGTTGAGTCTTGGCATAGGGGTGCAACGACAATAATCATATCGAGCAAATATAGGCATAAGATTGGGGATTTCATGATATCGCTTAATGGGGATTTCGATGAGTTAATAATGCCGATAATATACGCACCAATAATTCAACTGCTAGCTTATGAATTGGGCGTCGCCAAGGGGATCGATGTGGACAACCCACCACACATAACAAAGGTCGTAACAACCTAA